The Salmo salar chromosome ssa19, Ssal_v3.1, whole genome shotgun sequence DNA window tcaagcatgaactgctcgtttcaagtcctgccacaatgTCTCATTTGGGATAAGGTCTGGACTTTGAGTATGCCATTCCAAAACTTaaaatttgttgctttttatcACTTtttatgtagacttgattgtgtgttttggaatggtgaaacaaccagttattgagtgtaagggggcaattattttttcacacaggggaattgggtgttgcataactttgttcatGAAATAAATGTAATAACTATTAACAAAAaatgttatttgtaaactcaagttccttttatctaatattaggttttggttgaagatctgatcaCATTCagttacaaaaaaataaataaaaaatagagaACCAGAAAGGGGGAAATACTGTTTCATGTCACTGTATGTGCATGTGAAACCGACTTCATGTTGCTGCTGACAGTATAGCTTCCACCACTGTCCCTATCACCATACCGGGCTCAAACTAGTGGTCCTCTGCTCACAAACACACGTCACCTCACTCCTTGACACCAACCAATTGAAAAATCACCTCtacattgaaataaattcatattattattattgggaGAGACTGTAACAGTGATGTGTATAAAAAATGCTGAACCGCTGATGCTATGTTACAGCCAATGAGAGGCTATGAATCCACCGGTCTCTATATATGGTACTCCCCAGAAGAAGCAGTCCTCCATAAGaattaatggaattctacagtatttaaatcaaatgtttcatggactatattacatgtatttaagtattttgtttTAGAAGAGACAGAATAGTTAGTACTctataaaaaaacatattttaatatctttacatgttttttattttatttgttatgtTCAGGTCATATAAAAAGCATGAGCTGGGGCACACTCAGAGAAAATTACTTATTGTAGAGGTTCTGACTAACGGTGAATACACTGTAAGCTATAAAATCAAAGAGAGTTGAACACTCTATGTATATAATCTCCCACTAATTCATTGGGTTAaacaccaacgtttcggcatcactgtgccttcttcagggtaatgtcatgaatgtttgaaccaggttatgtagacataCAGTGCAGCTAGTGCAACCAATGGCAATAGTGAGGGGTGTATCATAGTTATGAAGTTAATTAGAATGAATTgagtaaaactgttaaaataatagtTTACAGCATATTGAATATATTAGCGTATTGTTATCATTAACATTAGTATAAGATTAGCATCAACATACTTTATTGTTTAATTTAATTTCACATATATTTAATTGTTTCCAATTTCATTAAATGTTGTTACATTGTAATCTTTTGGTTCATCCATAATGCATAAATAGCATCATCATCTATGCTGAAAGGCTGTAGAAAGAATATATTCATTTATAAGACTATAATATAACTATAATGTTTTTAAATAGGAAATCCAGTAGTCCTCCCTCTGTTgtagtaggatctccatgttacctcctctcctctgtagtagtaggatctccatgttacctcctctcctctgtagtagtaggatctccatgttacctcctctcctctgttgtagtaggatctccatgttacctcctctcctctgttgtagtaggatctccatgttacctcctctcctctgtagtagtaggatctccatgttacctcctctcctctgtagtagtaggatctccatgttacctcctctcctctgtagtagtaggatctccatgttacctcctctcctctgtagtagtaggatctccatgttacctcctctcctctgtagtagtaggatctccatgttacctcctctcctctgtagtagtaggatctccatgttacctcctctcctctgtagtagtaggatctccatgttacctcctctcctctgtagtcgtaggatctccatgttacctcctctcctctgtagtagtaggatctccatgttacctcctctcctctgtagtagtaggatctccatgttacctcctctcctctgtagtagtaggatctccatgttacctcctctcctctgtagtagtaggatctccatgttacctcctctcctctgtagtagtaggatctccatgttacctcctctcctctgttgtagtaggatctccatgttacctcctctcctctgtagtagtaggatctccatgttacctcctctcctctgtagtagtaggatctccatgttacctcctctcctctgtagtagtaggatctccatgttacctcctctcctctgtagtagtaggatctccatgttacctcctctcctctgtagtcgtaggatctccatgttacctcctctcctctgtagtagtaggatctccatgttacctcctctcctctgtagtagtaggatctccatgttacctcctctcctctgtagtagtaggatctccatgttacctcctctcctctgtagtagtaggatctccatgttacctcctctcctctgtagtagtaggatctccatgttacctcctctcctctgttgtagtaggatctccatgttacctcctctcctctgtagtagtaggatctccatgttacctcctctcctctgtagtagtaggatctccatgttacctcctctcctctgtagtagtaggatctccatgttacctcctctcctctgtagtcgtaggatctccatgttacctcctctcctctgtaggagtaggatctccatgttaacTCCTCTCCTTGGAAGAGAAACATGCTCAATacctgtgtatttgagggaggagatgggatagttagcttcaacaaagtgagctgctactAGATAATCAGTGTTCTTACAGCTATGCATTGTTTtaattgttgttttgtttgtaatGCGTTGGCTTTCCCACATGAACATGTGATGAGATAGATTTCTCCATTTGTCTTGCAAGAGATCATACCCCTAACAGGGATTTTTCCACCTGTATGTGGGTGTCTGAAGAAGGATGTTTTTGTAGTTCTATTGCACTGTGAGCATGAGCCACTTTTGTAGTTCCCATATGGAATGGGTGTCAAGAGTGTCTGAGTGGGCTCAGGGGGCAGGTCCGATCTCACTAAGCTATCCCCAATATTGTGACCACACTTATAGACCAACAGTGGggattccttgaagaggtgtgcATTTTTTTTGTCTGATTGTAGAATATTCCAGTGCTTTTTCAAGATTGCTTTGATTTTCTCTGAACACTTGGTGTACGTAGTGCAAAagactgttgtgttgtttttcttctttggtTAACTTTTTAGCAAATCCTCTCTTGGTTTTTGAGATATTTTCATTATTGCAGCATCAATACTTTTTTCCTTGTAGCCTCTGATTTtgaatttatttttcattttcttaGCATTGCTGTCAAAATCTGAGTGTTGGCAACAGATTCGTTTAACCCTGCATAACTGGCTTTATTTGATAGACCATTCCTGAGGGGAAGGGGATGCATACTATCCGCACGTAAGAGGGTATTGaggtctgctggctgtgtgtacaAGTCTGTATGTAAGGCATCATTCTCTTTGATGATCCATATGTCCAGGTAGTTTATTTTTCTCtcatcagtctgcatggtgaatttgagatattcagagctctcgttTAGAGGAGTTTGAAATTCATTAAGTTCCTGCAGACTTCCTTCCCAGAGCACAAAGACATCTATGTATCTCTTCCATGAGATGATTTTAGAAAGTAGGGGGTGTGTCTCTGTTTTGTAAATGATTGCTTCCTCAAATTGCCCACATACAGGTTTGCATAGTTGGGGGCAAAGGGGGAGCCCATGGCTACACCCCGAATTTGAAGGAAAAAGTCTGACTCAAAGGTTAATTAGTTATTGGATAATACCAGTTCAGTGAGATGCAAGATACAATCATTGGCTGGAGCAAGGCAAGTGTATCTCTGTTGAAGGAAGTGTTGCCGGTCACAAAATATAATtttaaagtatgcattaaggtgtctgtaatagaatatacTTGTCAAAAaagaatgtagacattaataaatgcatttttatagCTTCCAAAACCTGTTTTACAATGGAGGAGGAGTAACAAGATGGCTGTGCAGTTGCCTCCAAAAAGCAGCCCCTGTCATTCATCTAGGGTTAAAACATATCACTAGACTGAACTGAAAATATATCAGAACTTCCCTGATGTTGTCTTTTATGTTGCAGGTGTTTTGGCCTGCTTTGGTCAACAAGATTTGATCGCCACAATGCCAGATAGACTGGATGTACTGACTGGCTCCTGTGTGCAAATCCCATGTTCATTTGATATTCCTGACAAACATAAGTATAAATTTAACAGCACAATACTAACCTCTGGAGTGTGGATGAAAGATATACCATACTTTGATGTGCGTCCGGACAATGTGATATTTAACAGTAGTGAGACGGTCAACAGATATCAAGGGAAGATAACTGGAAACATGTCCCAGAAGAACTGCACCACAGTCTTCTTCAATGTAACCACCAGTTACACTAATAGATACTACTTCAGGATTGAGAGGCAACCATTCCGTGTAACAGACATTGGAAAGTCTGTTGATATAGTTGTCAGAGGTAAGAGACAATTTAACTTTTAACCAACTTTTTTCCCCAGTTTTTCCTTTCATCAAAGACAAGAGTAGAACAAGTGGACAGTTTAACTATTAGTGTAAAATATCTATCTTCAATGTATTACAGATTTGCCTTCCAGTCCCATCTTTACGGTCTACGGTGAGCTGAAGGAAGGGAACCCTGTCAGTTTGAGCTGCTCTGCTGTCGCTCCCTGTCCCGAACACCCCCCTGAGCTGACATGGACTCTCCCAACACAGTTCACAACTGAGAACCAACTGCAGGAGAATCCAGACCAAACCAAATCAGTTCTCTCCACGGTGACCTTCACTCTGTCATACCTTCATCATGAGAAGAACATCACTTGCACTGCAGTCTACCCAGTAGGGACAAGCAACAAGACAGCTGAACATAACATGATGCTTAACGTTTCATGTAAGATTTAGTCACCGGTTCCTGTAGAATAGATCATTCTATCATGTTTTCACTGATGATTGTAATAGAGTGGTTTTAATGAGACTATTCAATATACCATATCCAGATACATTCTAAATGAacccctctccctcagtctctcctaaGGACACCTCAGCCTCCATCAGTCCAGCTGATCCAGTATTAGTGGACAgctgtgttaatctgacctgcAGCAGTACAGCCAACCCTCCTGTGACAAACTTCACCTGGTTCCAGATCAGTGGGGGTAAAACAACACAGGTAGCATCTGGACAGAGTTACTCCCTCAATGTGACTGCTGGTGATGgaggactgtactactgtgaagCAAGAAATAGTCACGGCTGTGGCAAGTCAAAGGAAGTGAGGCTGGCTATTCAAGGTAGAAGCATTGGCACATTCAATATGGCACAACATTAAGAataatatagatatagatagatgtaGAAGAGATATATGTATCTAGGTATGATACggctgtaggatcttaatttgatcactattttgttgctgagaagTTTATTGCATTGTGGTAAATGCAGATaagctttgtgatttacataaattcaccaAAAACCTGCACTAAAACATGGTTATATTAAtggtattgcacttttcatgtagccttattttgtccagctaatagcctaaccaccaatGGAACAACATTACGGAGTAAACGTTCAAATccttttgctgcaggattatttcgcTGCAACCATACTGGataattaagatcttacatctgtacatCTACAGTATATGTTTAATTTGTAATGTTAGACAATGTGCAAAATGTTTCCTCTCTGTGGAACTGATGACCATAATATGTGTTTTATTTACAGGGCAAGAAGAGCCTGTTAACCCAAAGGTTTTTGAGATTGTAGGAAAAACCTTGGGGTTGCTTTTCCTTTTCAGCCTGATCGTATTCTTTGCATGGTAAAAAGATATTCCCATCCTCAATGCAAACATATTTATCATGCTGTTTGTGCTTTTGTATATGAAAACCTAAATGATGTCAAAATACCTTTATTCTTGTCTTCCAGGAGGAGGAGAACATCTAGACTCCCCAGTGGGTTTGACATGACAGACCGTTCACAGGGACAGGTGGGAATGTTAGACTCAACTTTTAAAACCCATCTAGAATGTGCATTTAAGGAAGAATTGAATGAATACTGTGTTGTGTAACCAACTGTAACTATGAAGTCATTATTCTTCTGAAGTGTCGGTCCTGACACCTGTTCctttctctgtgttctctccacAGAACTCCCCGGCTGGGACAGTATGCTTTAACCAGGCCACGGTCGGTAGAGGGAACCAGTAACCACCACTTAACTACTTAGATGGGCTTAATGCACAAGTCAATAAAAGAGGTGCATTTTATGTATTTCGCCAATGAGTATTAAGTGTTTTTATGTACAGTATTGTCATTGTGCATTCATTTTATATTGATACTTTTGTTACATTTATAATTGTGTTCTCTTTGATTATCTGCATATTTGTAGAATTTGCTGGGATGAAAAGTGTTTAACTGTTACTATAATGGTGATACGATGATGTAGGCTACTCTTTATTTTGGACCATTTATTTTGAGTGATGAGTTCACAGAGCATCTGTTTAATGGGTTCCAGTATAGAGGAACTGCTGAGTTCAACTAGCCAACTGAAGGCAGTTTAAGACCATATAAAGTCAATGATGACTGAGGAGAGAAGACACAgttagacagacagtggtctgaTGCAAGACAGGAAGTTGGTGAAGTAAGTCTACGTGACGGCAGAATGGTGTTAAA harbors:
- the LOC106579619 gene encoding myelin-associated glycoprotein isoform X4, with protein sequence MACPENMFFLIGLFMSGVLACFGQQDLIATMPDRLDVLTGSCVQIPCSFDIPDKHKYKFNSTILTSGVWMKDIPYFDVRPDNVIFNSSETVNRYQGKITGNMSQKNCTTVFFNVTTSYTNRYYFRIERQPFRVTDIGKSVDIVVRDLPSSPIFTVYGELKEGNPVSLSCSAVAPCPEHPPELTWTLPTQFTTENQLQENPDQTKSVLSTVTFTLSYLHHEKNITCTAVYPVGTSNKTAEHNMMLNVSFSPKDTSASISPADPVLVDSCVNLTCSSTANPPVTNFTWFQISGGKTTQVASGQSYSLNVTAGDGGLYYCEARNSHGCGKSKEVRLAIQGQEEPVNPKVFEIVGKTLGLLFLFSLIVFFAWRRRTSRLPSGFDMTDRSQGQNSPAGTVCFNQATVGRGNQ